In Podarcis muralis chromosome 7, rPodMur119.hap1.1, whole genome shotgun sequence, the genomic stretch tttacaaataccctgcagtttgttaagggtgccgactGTCGCTGTGAGTCCCCCATCCGCCTCAGAGAGTGGTTCACCTCATCCCAGGTAATTTGGGGAATCGTAGCTGCTTTAAAACAGGAAGTGACCAATGCGCAGAGGAGAACGCTACCATTGGCTACTGGTCACATGGCTGCGTTCTACCTCCAACTGTCAGGGCTGTtacacctctgaataccagttgctggcaatgGCAAACTGGCCTGTGGCAGCGGATAgtcatgtggtgtagtggttcagagcggtagactcgtaatctggggaaccgggttcgcgtctccgctcctccacatgcagctgctgggtgaccttgggccagtcacacttctctgaagtctctcagcctcactcacctcacagatacagataggtagccgtgttggtctgccatagtcaaaacaaaaaaaattccttccagtagcaccttaaagaccaactaagctagttcttggtatgagctttcgtgttcatgtatctgaagaagtgtgcatgcacatgaaagctcacaccaataactaacttagttggtctttaaggtgctactggaaggaattttttttgttttcacctcacagagtgtttgttgtgggggaggaagggaaaggagattgttagccgctttgagactccttcgggtggtgataaagcgggatatcaaatccaaactcttctttttctcttcagGGTGCTGGGCTGCCCACATGTTCTGCGCTCAGGCAAAATTGGGGCATCCTCCATGAACCTGCTCATGTGTCTCTGTGTCCATCACGCTCCTGGCATCACCTCCCCTAgccactgcctcctcctcttcctcctcctcacgctggacttttttattattattcctaggaTGACTGTATATAATGGGCAATGTCCAATCAGAAGTCACACAAGAATCAGAGACTGCCAAAGACGGGGAGGAGAAAGGCAACCCGGACAGGAGCAAGCCAGACCGGGGTGCAAGCGGCGCTAAGCATGAATTGGGGAGCCGCCCCCCGGGTCTCCAGGCCCCTGAGCAGAAAGCTACCAGTCAGCTGCTGAGCACCGAGCCAGGGGCAGGGGACAGGCCGGCGGGGGCTGCTGCGGAGATGGGGAAGAATCATTCCAAGAAATCGAAGCTGAAGCTCTCCTCCATGTGGGCGCAGAACACAGCCAGTGGCGGGATAAAGGAGGCCAGCCTCTGCGACAAGGACCCAGGGGCGGAGAAGCGGGGGCTGGCTTGCCTGAGCAGGGCGGACCTCCAGAGTAGGCCGAGCTCGGCGCCCGCCCCGCCAGAGGACCCCAAGGGGCCGAAAGCGTCTCTGAGGCCTCCCCCAGCGCTGCCCTCTGACCCCAGGGACTTGGGCGCCAAGCGAGCACCGGCAAAGGGGAAGGGTAAGCCAGAGAACGTGCCTCAGGCCAGGGGCATGGGCGGCCTCCTGCTACAGCCCAAGAAGCTGGTGGAGCTGGGCCCGGCTGCTGAGGCGCCCCCGGACGTGGCGGAAATGGAGGTCTGCTGGACCCAGCACATCAAAGCCAGCGCCAAGGAGCATTTTGAAAACAAGGGGCGGGTGCTGgagtcggctccctcggccaagaagcAGCCAGCGGGCCCGGCGCACGGCGCCGAACCTCTGAGGGGGGCCGAGGATGTGGCGGTGGCCGCGGCGGCAGGGCCTTGGCCTCTGAATGAGAAAAGCGCCAGCCGCTCAGCTGTGTCCAGCTGTGTGGCTCCACCTGGAGGGAAGAAGGCTCTTCTGTCGTGGGGGTCTgggcagaaggagaaagagagtccCGGACAGCGGGACAGCGCCCCTGGCAGCGACGGAGACTCCCGGGGCCTGGCCCTTGCCTCCCAGTTGCCTGCGGATTGCTCTGAGACACCGGGCAGCCCCGGGGAGAAGGCCCAAGGCTCAGGGAGCGAGGCGAAGGCCGGGGCAAAGGGCGAGGCCCTGGGGGCAGAAGGGGTCAACTCGGAGACCATGCAGGAGCTGCTGGAGAAAGGCCTCAACTTCCTGTACAAAGTGACCATCCAGCCGGGGCAGTGGCCGCCCAGCATCAAGGCGGTCAAGCAAAAAGCGGGCGTCATTTCCTCCGGCATCTCCTACGCTGACGTCCTCAAGCAGTGCCCTCAGAAGAAGGCGCCCGCTGGCACTGCCCCGGCGCTGCCGAAAGCCCTGCACCACCTCACCGCGGCGGGCAAGAAGCTGCCGTCCTTCAAAGGGCTGGAGAGGAGCAACCCGGAGGACTTCTCCTCACTCAGCCAGCTGTTCCTGGAGCACTTCAAGAAGGTCACCCCCAAAGAGCCCGCTGCCCCCCACGCCCCCAGCCAGCAAGTGGTCACCTTCTTTGAGGAGCTGTCCACCGGCAACACCAAGCGGCCGGAGTGGCAAAGGCCCCGGCCGCCCACTCCCTACCCCCAGCGCCGCAAAGGGCAGGGCCGGAAGCTGCCCAAGTTTGGAACGGCCGTGTCCCAGGTCGTGGCCTTCCTGGGGAGCGACCCCAAGTGTGATTGGTTTGTTCACGACGACGGCCAGGTGTCTCTGGATGAAGCCGCGGCGGGAGCTGAAGACGGGGGCAAGGACTGCGACGACCCACCCAGCCCTGGTGAGAAAGGGGCCGAGGCGATGGGCTCCCCTCAGCCTGTTGTGGCTCTCTTGGCAGAGCACGAAGCACCCGGGGAGGCTGACGAGGCTGCCCAGAGGTCGCGGAGAAGGCTGCAGGGCCTGGAAGGGGTTGCCAAGGAAACGGGCCCAGCGAAACCACCGGCCTGTAATGCTGTCCGGGGCGGCCATTCTCCGCTGGCCGTTCCTCCGTTCCCCCAAAAGGAAGACCAGCCCCCGGCGTCCCTGCTAGGCCCAAGGCCTTGCTCTCCCGGGGAGGTGCTGGAGGCCCCCAGTCCAGCCGCCTCTGCCCGGTGCACCCCCGTGAGACTGATTCCCGACCAGAAGGTGCCGGCTGCGGCCCAG encodes the following:
- the GGN gene encoding gametogenetin gives rise to the protein MGNVQSEVTQESETAKDGEEKGNPDRSKPDRGASGAKHELGSRPPGLQAPEQKATSQLLSTEPGAGDRPAGAAAEMGKNHSKKSKLKLSSMWAQNTASGGIKEASLCDKDPGAEKRGLACLSRADLQSRPSSAPAPPEDPKGPKASLRPPPALPSDPRDLGAKRAPAKGKGKPENVPQARGMGGLLLQPKKLVELGPAAEAPPDVAEMEVCWTQHIKASAKEHFENKGRVLESAPSAKKQPAGPAHGAEPLRGAEDVAVAAAAGPWPLNEKSASRSAVSSCVAPPGGKKALLSWGSGQKEKESPGQRDSAPGSDGDSRGLALASQLPADCSETPGSPGEKAQGSGSEAKAGAKGEALGAEGVNSETMQELLEKGLNFLYKVTIQPGQWPPSIKAVKQKAGVISSGISYADVLKQCPQKKAPAGTAPALPKALHHLTAAGKKLPSFKGLERSNPEDFSSLSQLFLEHFKKVTPKEPAAPHAPSQQVVTFFEELSTGNTKRPEWQRPRPPTPYPQRRKGQGRKLPKFGTAVSQVVAFLGSDPKCDWFVHDDGQVSLDEAAAGAEDGGKDCDDPPSPGEKGAEAMGSPQPVVALLAEHEAPGEADEAAQRSRRRLQGLEGVAKETGPAKPPACNAVRGGHSPLAVPPFPQKEDQPPASLLGPRPCSPGEVLEAPSPAASARCTPVRLIPDQKVPAAAQARPKIRKQGPSAAKSKEKLKTSGQPKVKAPKGKGQKQWPRGYGMSSLRLEGVPLFPPFENVARPFYFGEPLETPPPLEKPASIDEDAASAQTGPDPGGEANGSPPHHHWPAFQVAESCSRKCYCKHQEQRKLPQNIVTWLNPSTNHLTEPPWVATAMLAVSLVAGTKFCLDSYEQQHIANED